One genomic window of Fusarium keratoplasticum isolate Fu6.1 chromosome 3, whole genome shotgun sequence includes the following:
- a CDS encoding FAD-binding PCMH-type domain-containing protein gives MKFDILVAASSAVAFGATTASASPAKACYRCCTALSRAGLRNKVVTQSQALYDDRMDSYWSVSAALRPDCIALPETAEDVSKIMKVITQHKCNFGIRGGGHGNFALSNSIEDGITIDFGYMNGTEYDAEKNLARVQPGGHWQDVYDTLAPHGLVVAGGRAGTVGVGGFVTGGGNSFHSASHGMSCDTVAGWQLVLANGEIVEANANENADLWQAMKGGTGNFGLITRIDMIPIEFEDRSNPVIWGGNLLYTPEAGPAVIDALLDFTDNVKNDEDSSSIVYWAYLPALAGGTILNAAIENTKAKIKPPAFDGYYAIEGRQQDTTKIDKMSTVTLELGSGQPAGFRNVWFTSSFKTNAEILSYAVEKFNKLNEDLEALMPSADSGLNTLCMFQPITKSIAEKGVANGGNVMGLDKYTEDGNGIMFLLTWAAHGEDNEKAAFPLLKAYIDDLEAKAKELDAWWPWKFINYAHLTQDPLSTVGAEALAKLQAASKKYDPQGVFQKLRTSGFKIPF, from the exons ATGAAGTTTGATATCCTTGTTGCTGCCAGCTCAGCAGTGGCCTTTGGCGCCACAACCGCCTCAGCCAGTCCCGCTAAAGCCTGCTACCGATGT TGTACTGCTCTCTCCCGAGCTGGCCTCCGCAACAAGGTCGTCACCCAGAGCCAGGCACTCTACGATGATCGAATGGACTCTTACTGGTCCGTCAGCGCCGCTCTTCGACCTGACTGCATCGCCCTGCCCGAGACGGCCGAGGATGTCTCCAAGATCATGAAGGTCATCACCCAGCACAAGTGCAATTTTGGCATTAGGGGTGGTGGCCATGGCAACTTTGCCCTCTCCAACTCGATAGAGGATGGCATTACCATTGACTTTG GTTATATGAACGGCACCGAGTATGATGCTGAGAAGAACCTTGCCCGTGTCCAGCCTGGTGGTCACTGGCAAGACGTTTATGATACCCTTGCCCCTCacggcctcgtcgtcgctgg TGGACGCGCTGGTAccgttggtgttggtggtttCGTTACTGGCGGTGGTAACTCGTTCCACTCTGCTTCTCAT GGAATGTCTTGCGACACCGTTGCCGGCTGGCAGCTTGTTCTAGCCAACGGCGAAATCGTCgaggccaacgccaacgaGAACGCCGATCTTTGGCAG GCCATGAAGGGTGGTACCGGTAACTTCGGTCTCATCACCCGTATTGACATGATCCCCATCGAGTTTGAGGACCGCAGCAACCCCGTCATTTGGGGCGGCAACCTGCTCTACACGCCCGAGGCCGGTCCCGCCGTCATCGACGCTCTTCTCGACTTTACCGACAACGTCAAGAATGACGAGGACTCGAGCAGCATCGTCTACTGGGCTTATCTCCCCGCCCTCGCCGGTGGCACCatcctcaacgccgccatcgaaaacaccaaggccaagatcaagcccCCTGCGTTCGACGGCTACTACGCCATCGAGGGACGTCAGCAGGACACCACCAAGATTGACAAGATGAGCACCGTcacccttgagcttggctcCGGTCAGCCTGCTGGTTTCCGCAACGTGTGGTTTACAAGCTCCTTCAAAACCAATGCCGAGATCCTTAGCTACGCTGTTGAAAAgttcaacaagctcaacgaggACCTCGAAGCGCTCATGCCCAGCGCCGACTCTGGCCTCAACACTCTCTGCATGTTCCAGCCCATTACAAAGTCCATCGCTGAAAAGGGTGTCGCCAACGGTGGCAACGTCATGGGTCTCGACAAGTACACCGAGGATGGCAACGGTATCATGTTCCTTCTTACCTGGGCCGCCCACGGAGAGGACAATGAGAAGGCCGCCTTCCCCCTTCTCAAGGCCTACATcgatgacctcgaggccaaggccaaggagcttgacgCTTGGTGGCCCTGGAAGTTCATCAACTACGCCCACCTTACCCAGGACCCCCTGTCGACTGTTGGCGCCGAGGCCCTTGCTAAGCTCCAGGCCGCCAGCAAGAAGTACGACCCTCAGGGtgtcttccagaagctgcgAACTTCTGGCTTCAAGATTCCTTTTTAA
- a CDS encoding DNA helicase, whose translation MPASNNEDAILRSLNQAQRRAVTSSAPTVAILAGPGSGKTHTLTSRVVWLVQRVGYRPSDVIVATFTVKAAREMKHRIGKALGEECEKKIVLGTFHSIARRYLSIYGNRIGLDSKFGIADDGDSKAIIQRICKRLELGIEPLAAKSWISKEKARGPNAAPSQGTKKRPENPGLRTCYQEYQTQLKRSNLLDYDDLLVKCVELLRDHPACVSNVQAVLIDEYQDTNGIQYELMKLFAQANHRITIVGDPDQSIYGWRSAEIRNLYRLLRDYPDTDEVSLEENYRSSQSILDVSLNVIQQDKKRYQKVLLPVHTKGARPVLRTLKSSAAEGEWIVSELKRAVMMFGEMLKYEDVAILLRSAALSRHIESALGKAGIAYRMIGGHKFYERKEIKVLLDYLRVVSQPENNDALARVINVPRRGIGEATIKSLLEEAEKANMSLWTLILKHCRGTRKATTNIRQKMEQKLNTELIRVISTLQKQAVGITQSSPVTLIDLIEQLITQLNFKKYLEEEYAEDHEQRWANVQEFVNLVSDFMRDFGSIDEDALPEIENLDQVKADDMLGRFLANVSLASDAQKNDGSKDQKSVVTISTIHAAKGLEWPVVFVPSVYTGSIPHARSEDTDEERRLLYVAMTRAQALLYLSCPLYGSQGMSSKVELSPFVSPFASKAFAKQGPSFDRRVIESAAKILGREAPAEKSIFAKLPPMFSPEDNAFPVDPVDPKNVDGHDEDSGRHYSRAPKRQRTSLPNDSYDEAEELPWQREYTTTMEQSADFTVSALPGFTTAGAHKVALDAEAATKAQQQTSKPGPKKGSNRRGTGQKSMMSWLNQGPNAPRPPPEPPRQQQQTNSFSKVRYEAALARQNSLPARLPTQHHQQKPAIDPELANHKLSSARPLPKPNVPKPDGGPRKPYACFSSSPPRPPSKDQAAVENGNEEPKAAPNRPASSLHATTFMSVKPRGGVRRPVGLGPAPSMDRLRKPFKPLTINRPKRPDILITMSPTLIARASSPVLQATRKNFSTTTPFLKTLTSESAPPAASSTKWRWSNLSPRTRRYILVGLAVSTCVDTYVVYNYWPRIFGSE comes from the exons ATGCCAGCTTCGAACAACGAAGATGCGATCCTGCGGTCGCTGAACCAGGCACAACGCCGTGCCGTCACATCCTCAGCACCCACCGTTGCTATCTTGGCCGGGCCGGGTAGTGGAAAAACACATACCCTCACGTCTCGAGTAGTATGGCTCGTCCAACGTGTTGGCTACCGTCCCTCCGACGTGATCGTCGCCACTTTCACCGTGAAAGCCGCCCGAGAAATGAAACATCGCATTGGAAAGGCCCTGGGCGAGGAATGCGAAAAGAAGATTGTGCTAGGAACGTTTCATTCGATCGCTCGTCGGTATCTATCAATATACGGGAATCGCATTGGACTGGACTCGAAATTCGGCATTGCGGACGATGGAGACTCCAAGGCAATCATCCAGAGAATCTGCAAAAGGCTTGAACTCGGCATTGAACCACTTGCAGCCAAGTCCTGGATCAGCAAGGAAAAGGCAAGAGGGCCAAATGCTGCTCCATCACAAGGGACGAAAAAGCGCCCAGAAAACCCGGGGCTGAGGACATGTTATCAAGAGTACCAGACCCAACTCAAACGCTCGAATTTACTGGACTATGACGACCTCTTGGTAAAATGTGTCGAGTTGCTGAGAGACCACCCGGCCTGTGTTTCCAACGTTCAAGCGGTTCTCATCGACGAGTACCAAGACACCAATGGCATCCAATATGAGTTGATGAAGCTGTTCGCCCAAGCCAACCACCGAATCACGATTGTGGGTGACCCCGACCAGAGTATCTACGGCTGGCGTTCGGCCGAGATTCGAAATCTCTACCGCCTATTACGAGATTACCCCGACACGGACGAGGTGTCGCTGGAGGAGAATTATCGATCGTCGCAATCCATCCTCGACGTATCGCTCAACGTCATCCAGCAAGACAAGAAGAGATATCAAAAAGTTCTGCTGCCGGTCCACACTAAGGGCGCGCGACCTGTCCTCAGAACCCTCAAGAGCTCAGCTGCAGAAGGCGAATGGATCGTCTCTGAACTGAAACGAGCAGTCATGATGTTTGGAGAGATGCTCAAGTACGAAGATGTGGCAATCCTCCTGAGGTCAGCTGCTCTCTCGCGACACATCGAATCTGCACTGGGAAAAGCCGGCATCGCGTATCGAATGATTGGAGGACACAAGTTTTACGAGCGAAAGGAGATCAAAGTGCTACTGGATTACCTGCGCGTAGTGAGCCAGCCTGAAAACAACGACGCGCTGGCAAGAGTCATTAATGTGCCACGACGAGGCATAGGCGAGGCAACAATCAAGTCTCTTCTCGAAGAAGCAGAAAAAGCCAACATGAGCCTCTGGACATTGATACTGAAGCATTGCAGAGGCACTCGCAAAGCAACCACCAATATCCGGCAAAAGATGGAACAGAAGCTCAACACAGAGCTTATCAGAGTCATCTCAACTCTCCAAAAACAAGCAGTTGGAATCACTCAGAGCAGCCCCGTCACCCTAATCGATCTGATTGAGCAGTTGATCACCCAGCTCAATTTCAAAAAGTACTTGGAGGAAGAATATGCCGAAGACCATGAGCAGAGATGGGCCAACGTCCAAGAGTTTGTCAACTTGGTGAGCGATTTCATGAGGGATTTCGGGTCGATCGATGAGGATGCACTTCCTGAGATCGAGAACCTGGACCAGGTGAAGGCGGACGACATGCTTGGCCGGTTCCTGGCCAACGTTTCATTGGCCTCAGACGCTCAAAAGAATGACGGATCGAAAGACCAGAAATCCGTGGTTACAATCTCGACCATCCACGCGGCAAAAGGACTGGAATGGCCTGTTGTCTTTGTTCCCTCAGTCTACACTGGATCGATACCCCATGCAAGGTCCGAAGATACTGATGAGGAAAGACGACTGCTCTATGTGGCCATGACCCGCGCCCAAGCTCTGCTGTATCTCAGCTGCCCCCTCTACGGCTCACAGGGGATGAGCAGCAAGGTTGAGCTCTCGCCATTTGTTTCGCCATTTGCCTCAAAAGCCTTTGCGAAGCAGGGCCCATCGTTTGACCGACGAGTTATCGAAAGTGCAGCCAAGATCCTCGGAAGAGAGGCACCGGCCGAAAAGTCCATTTTCGCAAAGCTGCCTCCTATGTTCTCACCAGAAGACAATGCTTTCCCCGTTGATCCTGTCGATCCTAAGAACGTAGATGGGCACGATGAGGATTCAGGTCGTCATTATTCCCGTGCGCCGAAACGGCAACGCACGTCGCTACCGAATGACTCGTacgacgaggctgaagaaCTCCCGTGGCAGAGGGAATACACGACAACGATGGAGCAATCCGCCGATTTTACGGTTTCCGCTCTTCCAGGATTCACAACCGCTGGAGCACACAAAGTTGCACTCGACGCTGAAGCGGCAACTAAAGCCCAACAACAGACTTCAAAGCCTGGGCCGAAGAAGGGGTCTAATCGACGAGGAACTGGCCAAAAGAGCATGATGAGTTGGTTGAACCAAGGCCCAAATGCACCCCGACCGCCACCAGAACCACCccgacaacagcagcagacCAACTCGTTTTCCAAGGTACGCTACGAAGCTGCTCTTGCGCGGCAGAACAGCCTACCGGCAAGACTGCCCACACAACATCACCAGCAAAAACCCGCTATCGATCCTGAGCTGGCAAACCACAAACTCTCTTCAGCTCGACCGTTACCGAAGCCCAACGTCCCTAAGCCAGACGGCGGCCCTCGAAAACCCTATGcttgcttctccagctccccGCCTCGGCCCCCTTCGAAGGACCAGGCAGCAGTCGAAAATGGCAACGAAGAGCCAAAGGCAGCGCCTAACCGGCCAGCCTCAAGCCTCCATGCTACAACGTTTATGTCGGTCAAGCCTCGTGGAGGCGTGAGGCGGCCTGTAGGATTAGGCCCAGCGCCGTCTATGGATCGCCTACGCAAGCCCTTCAAACCGCTGACGATTAACCGACCGAAGCGTCCGG acatcctcatcaccatgtctcCCACTCTCATCGCCCGGGCTTCATCCCCAGTCCTTCAGGCCACCCGCAAGAACTTCTCCACGACTACTCCTTTTCTCAAGACTCTGACTTCTGAGAGCGCTCCACCTGCCGCGAGCAGCACAAAGTGGAGGTGGAGCAACCTGTCGCCTCGCACCCGGCGATACATCCTCGTTGGCCTCGCTGTTAGCACCTGTGTCGACACTTATGTCGTTTACAACTACTGGCCTCGCATTTTTGGCTCGGAATGA